From Cellvibrio zantedeschiae, the proteins below share one genomic window:
- a CDS encoding response regulator: protein MKILLVEDSATLRYAMRNYIIEAGHTPLIAQSGEEALQMLETTPVDMIIMDVEMPGLNGFETTRLIREWLGGHWIPIIFVTGRNEDESYREGIEAGGDDYLIKPVSAMIIKAKIRAMERITEMRDQLNQLNAELEALSQLDSLTQTYNRRTFNEMAQQQWLLAARQQNPISVLMIDVDHFKLYNDHYGHPAGDSCLKKITQAIRDCLNRPFDLLGRYGGEEFIVLLPETDSLGALRVADLINAEMEKIGLRHEVSPTRQHVTVSIGGASCGQTMSYSLEELIKRADRALYKAKHSGRNRSLVDDIAIHKTILVVEQDTLATKTLIQMLTPQYNILYTETAEEALDICIDIHPEAIILDASIADENDERLCRQLARNPKTNNIPIVLISDDSCSLRPISDMTIGIRGCLEKPVDKDALLQKIQFLIN, encoded by the coding sequence ATGAAGATCCTCCTTGTAGAAGACAGCGCTACCCTTCGCTACGCCATGCGCAATTATATTATTGAGGCTGGCCATACGCCGCTTATTGCGCAAAGTGGTGAAGAAGCCTTGCAGATGCTGGAAACAACACCCGTTGATATGATCATTATGGACGTTGAAATGCCCGGCTTAAACGGCTTTGAAACTACACGTTTAATCCGCGAATGGTTAGGTGGGCACTGGATTCCTATTATCTTCGTTACGGGCCGCAATGAAGATGAAAGTTATCGCGAAGGCATTGAAGCCGGCGGTGATGATTATCTCATCAAACCTGTTAGCGCCATGATCATCAAAGCCAAGATCCGTGCTATGGAACGCATTACTGAAATGCGCGACCAGCTCAACCAATTAAATGCCGAATTGGAAGCCTTGAGCCAACTCGACAGCCTGACGCAAACCTACAATCGTCGCACCTTCAATGAAATGGCGCAGCAACAATGGTTGCTAGCCGCGCGTCAACAGAATCCTATTAGCGTGCTTATGATCGACGTAGACCATTTTAAACTCTACAACGATCATTATGGCCACCCGGCGGGTGATAGCTGCTTGAAAAAAATTACCCAGGCAATTCGCGATTGTTTAAATCGCCCATTTGATTTATTGGGGCGTTATGGCGGCGAAGAGTTTATTGTGCTCTTGCCTGAAACCGACAGCTTGGGCGCGCTGCGAGTTGCAGATTTAATTAATGCGGAGATGGAAAAAATTGGTCTGCGCCACGAGGTATCCCCTACTCGTCAGCATGTCACTGTAAGTATTGGTGGTGCAAGCTGCGGACAAACCATGTCCTATTCGCTGGAAGAATTAATTAAACGTGCGGACCGTGCACTTTATAAAGCCAAGCACTCTGGTCGCAATCGCTCTTTGGTAGATGATATTGCGATTCACAAAACTATTTTGGTGGTTGAGCAAGATACTTTAGCGACTAAAACACTCATCCAAATGCTAACGCCGCAATACAATATTTTGTACACAGAAACCGCTGAAGAAGCATTGGATATTTGTATTGATATACATCCAGAGGCCATTATTTTGGATGCAAGTATCGCTGACGAGAATGATGAGCGCTTGTGTCGTCAATTGGCGCGCAATCCAAAAACCAACAATATTCCTATTGTATTAATTTCTGACGACAGCTGCAGTCTACGCCCGATTTCTGATATGACGATCGGAATTCGTGGCTGTTTGGAAAAACCTGTTGATAAAGACGCGCTTCTGCAAAAAATTCAATTTCTAATCAATTAA
- the lptG gene encoding LPS export ABC transporter permease LptG, with protein MRKISRYVFMSVFNATALTLFVFIALFFIFTLIEQLQGLRGNYTALEALINVVLRIPTYLNVLIPFSCLVGCLAGLGALATSSELTIIRASGVSTKHILWLALRPTIVFMLLQFWVGEYVAPYSEQMAVNRKAIAQGYSVKQSQQKLWNHESNEFMHFNAVLPSGVIYGLSRYQLNEEHQLVAASFSKQAIYQGDHWQEEDVAITHLEADSTRIENTASRRWDTQLTPDLLNVLVLDPDNLSIRNLYYYNNYLRDQHIENNDYSLAFWKKALEPLATASLVLIAISFIFGPLRSVTMGQRVFTGVIVGLAFLIAQRLFGPSSLVFGFSPAFAVLCPILICIGIGLFLLRKAR; from the coding sequence ATGCGTAAAATATCCCGTTACGTTTTTATGAGTGTATTCAATGCTACGGCATTGACCTTATTTGTATTTATCGCGCTCTTTTTTATTTTTACATTAATTGAGCAGCTGCAAGGTTTACGTGGCAATTACACCGCACTCGAAGCCTTAATTAATGTTGTGCTGCGAATTCCCACCTATCTGAATGTATTGATTCCTTTCTCTTGCCTTGTTGGTTGCTTGGCGGGGTTGGGAGCTTTGGCTACATCCAGCGAATTAACGATTATTCGCGCCTCGGGTGTTTCTACCAAACATATTTTGTGGTTGGCCCTGCGCCCGACAATTGTATTTATGCTGTTGCAATTCTGGGTGGGTGAATATGTTGCACCTTACTCTGAGCAAATGGCCGTTAATCGCAAAGCCATCGCGCAGGGATACAGCGTTAAGCAATCGCAACAAAAACTATGGAATCACGAATCCAACGAGTTCATGCATTTTAATGCTGTCTTGCCGAGCGGTGTTATCTACGGATTAAGCCGTTATCAACTCAACGAAGAACATCAATTAGTTGCCGCCAGCTTTTCAAAGCAGGCAATTTATCAAGGCGATCATTGGCAAGAGGAAGATGTGGCTATTACTCACCTGGAAGCGGATTCAACCCGTATAGAAAATACAGCGTCGCGCCGCTGGGATACGCAACTCACTCCTGATTTGCTCAACGTTTTGGTGCTTGACCCGGATAATTTATCGATTCGCAATTTGTACTACTACAACAATTATTTGCGCGATCAACATATTGAAAATAACGATTACAGTTTGGCTTTTTGGAAAAAGGCGCTTGAACCTTTAGCTACCGCAAGCCTGGTATTAATCGCAATTTCGTTTATTTTTGGGCCATTGCGCAGCGTGACTATGGGGCAGCGTGTATTTACAGGCGTTATTGTTGGGCTGGCATTCTTAATTGCCCAACGTTTATTTGGTCCTTCCAGTTTGGTATTTGGTTTCTCGCCCGCATTTGCTGTGCTTTGTCCGATCCTTATCTGCATAGGTATAGGATTATTTTTATTGCGCAAAGCCCGATAA
- a CDS encoding YqcC family protein, translated as MSHKHITVAEILIDIEKELRELRLWEFESPPEEALASTQPFAIDTLNFPQWLQFIFIPRLYFMVEQGLPLPRVSGVKPMAEEYFGVLSLNSAALIMHLDAMDKLLTE; from the coding sequence ATGAGCCATAAACATATTACTGTTGCAGAAATTCTGATAGATATCGAAAAAGAATTGCGTGAGTTGCGTCTATGGGAATTTGAATCTCCTCCAGAAGAAGCGCTTGCAAGCACTCAACCCTTTGCAATTGATACCTTGAATTTCCCACAATGGTTACAGTTTATTTTTATTCCTCGCCTTTACTTTATGGTTGAACAAGGTTTGCCATTGCCGCGCGTGAGTGGTGTAAAACCTATGGCAGAAGAATATTTTGGCGTACTTTCGCTAAATAGCGCCGCATTAATTATGCATTTAGATGCAATGGATAAATTGCTGACTGAATAA
- the lptF gene encoding LPS export ABC transporter permease LptF encodes MIIFRYLSKEILISTFAVCFSLLLIVLSLRFANLLAEATAGKYAVNVLFEMIGYRMPGFVPIILPFGFYLAILLAYGRLYMESEMVVLFAGGLSHRQLLAITMGPACLIALLVAVFTFWVAPSGIRNYAKILDEQRNRSEFDMLNSGRFQSLSQGQTITYVEEITNDHKNLNDVFIARDSGSKTSPTILLAREGTQIEHPEYGQRYLVLNDGYQYEGQPGTADFRITHFSSYGQYMPPVVLSGDYTNEFDAKTTAELWASDEIAQRTTFQWRLSLPLMVFVIAILAVPFSKTNPRQGRYLKMLPAFLVFVFYFVFLTTVRELMAQGKWPLFPGFWVVHGAFAALGWLLFNWDRLTLPKRRPVQEITTHA; translated from the coding sequence GTGATTATTTTTCGCTATCTCAGTAAGGAAATCTTGATAAGCACCTTTGCGGTTTGCTTTTCGCTTTTACTGATTGTTTTAAGCTTACGCTTTGCGAATTTGCTGGCAGAGGCCACCGCGGGCAAATATGCAGTTAATGTGCTTTTTGAAATGATTGGTTATCGCATGCCGGGTTTTGTACCCATCATTCTTCCATTTGGTTTTTATCTTGCGATTTTATTGGCCTATGGACGGCTGTATATGGAAAGCGAAATGGTGGTGTTGTTTGCAGGGGGTTTAAGTCATCGCCAATTGCTTGCAATAACCATGGGGCCTGCCTGTTTGATTGCATTATTGGTTGCGGTTTTTACATTTTGGGTTGCGCCCAGCGGTATAAGAAATTACGCGAAAATTCTGGATGAACAGCGCAACCGTAGCGAATTTGATATGTTGAACTCAGGTCGTTTCCAGTCGCTATCCCAAGGGCAGACGATCACTTACGTAGAAGAAATTACCAACGATCATAAAAATTTAAACGATGTATTTATTGCGCGTGACAGTGGTTCCAAAACATCGCCCACCATTTTACTTGCGCGTGAGGGAACACAAATTGAACATCCTGAATATGGTCAACGTTATTTGGTTTTGAATGATGGTTATCAATACGAAGGTCAACCTGGCACTGCTGATTTCCGTATCACTCATTTTTCATCTTATGGGCAATACATGCCGCCGGTAGTTTTGTCAGGCGATTACACTAATGAGTTCGATGCAAAAACAACAGCGGAACTGTGGGCGTCCGATGAAATTGCGCAGCGTACAACTTTTCAGTGGCGTTTATCTTTACCCTTGATGGTTTTTGTAATAGCTATTCTTGCGGTGCCGTTTAGCAAAACTAATCCACGCCAGGGGCGCTATTTAAAAATGCTGCCGGCATTTTTAGTATTTGTTTTTTATTTTGTATTTTTGACAACGGTACGTGAGCTTATGGCGCAAGGTAAATGGCCTTTGTTCCCCGGATTTTGGGTTGTTCATGGTGCCTTTGCAGCACTGGGTTGGCTACTATTTAATTGGGATAGGTTGACGCTGCCTAAACGCCGACCTGTGCAGGAGATTACCACTCATGCGTAA
- a CDS encoding leucyl aminopeptidase, which yields MQISAKVVDSVKQSTQCLVVACFDGNKLSAAASAINAADAKQLEALLKREKFSGKVGQSILLLNPQGITAERLLVLGLGEQDKQGSTSPDNFRKALQKIPEALRPTPCSEISLVLGDIKVDQKNAEWQARQAVEVLIASQHRADSLKSKPAEPSFVLTKVSLGFHKAQLADATKGIKIGQAIAKGVDLARELGNLPGNVCTPTYLASEAKRLARGQTALSVKVLEEKAMKELGMGSLLSVSAGSDQPAKLIVLEYKGGNKKDAPFALVGKGITFDTGGISLKPGAGMDEMKYDMCGAASVLGTFKALVELLPAINVVGIIAASENMPGGSATKPGDIVTSMSGQTIEILNTDAEGRLVLCDALTYTERFKPKTVIDIATLTGACVVALGNHASGLFSNNEDLAQAILKAGQAANDRAWQMPLWDDYQKQLDSNFADIANIGGPAGGSITAACFLSRFTKNFAWAHLDIAGTAWLSGAAKGATGRPVPLLVQYLLDNQ from the coding sequence ATGCAAATTAGCGCCAAAGTTGTAGATTCGGTAAAGCAGTCCACCCAATGCCTGGTTGTTGCCTGTTTTGACGGCAACAAATTATCGGCTGCGGCTAGCGCCATAAACGCTGCAGATGCGAAACAACTTGAGGCCCTATTAAAGCGTGAAAAATTCTCTGGCAAGGTAGGCCAATCAATACTGTTACTTAACCCACAAGGTATAACTGCCGAGCGCTTGCTGGTACTTGGTCTGGGCGAACAAGACAAACAAGGCAGCACATCGCCTGACAACTTCCGTAAAGCATTACAAAAAATCCCCGAAGCCTTAAGGCCAACCCCCTGCAGCGAAATAAGCTTGGTACTTGGCGACATCAAAGTTGATCAAAAAAACGCCGAATGGCAAGCGCGCCAGGCAGTTGAAGTATTAATCGCCAGCCAACACCGCGCCGACAGCCTTAAAAGTAAACCAGCAGAACCTAGTTTTGTGCTTACAAAAGTCAGCCTGGGTTTTCACAAAGCCCAACTTGCAGATGCGACCAAAGGCATAAAAATTGGCCAAGCCATTGCCAAGGGCGTTGATTTGGCGCGCGAACTAGGCAACCTGCCCGGAAACGTTTGTACACCCACCTATTTAGCGAGCGAAGCCAAACGCCTCGCACGTGGTCAGACAGCGCTGAGCGTAAAAGTTCTGGAAGAAAAAGCCATGAAGGAATTGGGCATGGGTTCACTCTTATCCGTATCTGCTGGAAGTGACCAACCTGCCAAACTGATTGTTTTGGAATACAAAGGCGGTAACAAAAAAGATGCGCCCTTCGCTCTTGTCGGCAAAGGCATTACCTTTGACACCGGCGGCATTAGCCTGAAACCGGGCGCCGGCATGGATGAAATGAAATACGACATGTGTGGCGCAGCCAGCGTATTGGGAACCTTCAAAGCCTTGGTAGAACTCCTACCCGCCATCAACGTTGTAGGAATTATTGCAGCCAGCGAAAACATGCCGGGCGGCAGTGCCACCAAGCCGGGCGATATTGTGACCTCCATGTCCGGCCAAACCATTGAAATTCTTAATACCGACGCTGAAGGCCGTTTGGTGTTGTGCGATGCCCTCACCTATACCGAGCGTTTCAAACCTAAAACTGTGATTGATATTGCCACCCTCACCGGCGCTTGTGTTGTTGCGCTCGGCAATCACGCGAGCGGATTATTCAGCAATAACGAAGACCTCGCGCAAGCCATTTTAAAAGCCGGCCAAGCGGCCAATGATCGCGCATGGCAAATGCCCTTGTGGGATGATTACCAAAAACAACTCGACAGTAATTTTGCCGATATCGCCAACATCGGCGGCCCAGCGGGTGGCAGCATTACCGCAGCGTGTTTCCTCTCGCGCTTCACCAAAAACTTCGCCTGGGCACACTTGGATATTGCCGGTACTGCTTGGCTTTCGGGTGCAGCCAAGGGCGCAACCGGCCGCCCGGTGCCATTACTCGTTCAATATTTGTTAGATAACCAATAA
- a CDS encoding YchJ family protein codes for MPPAKQFQPQSPCPCGSSQNLADCCLPFIQGKSIAPTAESLMRSRYTAHVLLEIDYLWNTWSPEQRIRSSKQEIQAWASSCEWLGLRILETKAGQPQDSEGLVSFVALFRQHGRIHEHHEISIFKKTLQNWYYVNHKDA; via the coding sequence TTGCCACCTGCAAAACAGTTCCAGCCGCAATCGCCCTGCCCTTGTGGCAGCTCACAAAACCTGGCGGATTGCTGCTTGCCCTTTATCCAGGGCAAGTCCATAGCACCAACGGCGGAATCCCTCATGCGTTCACGCTATACAGCGCACGTGCTGCTGGAGATAGATTACCTGTGGAATACCTGGAGCCCGGAGCAGCGTATTCGTTCCAGCAAACAGGAAATTCAGGCTTGGGCGAGCAGCTGTGAATGGTTAGGTTTACGTATTTTGGAAACAAAAGCTGGCCAGCCGCAAGATTCAGAGGGCTTGGTAAGTTTTGTTGCACTGTTTCGGCAGCACGGGCGAATTCACGAACATCATGAAATTTCGATCTTCAAAAAGACTCTGCAAAATTGGTATTACGTAAACCACAAAGATGCGTAA
- a CDS encoding NAD(P)/FAD-dependent oxidoreductase, which produces MSSPQNIDVLIIGAGAAGLMCAANAAARGRNVVVVDHANKVGKKILMSGGGRCNFTNMEVLPKHYLSANPHFFKSALARFTQWDFIALVLKHGVAYHEKKLGQLFCDNKAQDILDLLLDECAEAGASIFTHCDIKTIEALSAEHAPARYKVATSLGDYLCESLVIATGGLSIPTMGATGFGYQVAEQFGLALKPRTAGLVPFTLSPTQLEQFKDCVGNAAEVTVTCGTQSFTENLLFTHRGLSGPAILQISSYWQPGQNLEINLLPQLDLVDYLTRQQQERPKVLLTTLMSELLTKSIAQSFCSFVTEIRPVNQYTPKEIQAIADLFHKWEIMPAGTEGYRTAEVTLGGVDVDGLSSKTMEAKNQPGLFFIGEVVDVTGHLGGFNFQWAWASGFAAAQFV; this is translated from the coding sequence ATGTCTTCACCACAAAACATTGATGTTTTAATTATTGGCGCTGGCGCAGCAGGTTTAATGTGCGCTGCTAATGCTGCTGCGCGCGGGCGCAATGTGGTAGTGGTGGATCATGCGAATAAAGTTGGCAAAAAAATTCTTATGTCTGGCGGCGGGCGCTGTAACTTTACCAATATGGAAGTTCTACCCAAGCATTATCTCTCGGCAAATCCTCATTTTTTCAAATCCGCTCTTGCACGTTTTACCCAGTGGGATTTTATTGCTTTGGTGTTAAAGCATGGCGTTGCCTACCACGAAAAAAAATTGGGGCAGTTATTTTGTGATAACAAGGCGCAAGATATTTTGGATTTGTTGTTGGACGAATGCGCAGAAGCTGGCGCCAGCATTTTCACTCATTGCGATATTAAAACCATTGAAGCTTTGTCAGCGGAGCATGCACCTGCGCGCTATAAAGTAGCGACGAGTTTGGGTGATTATCTGTGCGAGTCTTTGGTGATTGCTACAGGTGGTTTATCAATCCCCACTATGGGTGCAACGGGTTTTGGTTATCAGGTTGCTGAACAGTTTGGTTTGGCATTAAAACCACGCACTGCGGGTTTGGTTCCATTTACATTGTCGCCAACACAGTTAGAACAATTCAAAGATTGTGTGGGCAACGCGGCTGAAGTTACTGTCACTTGCGGCACGCAGAGTTTTACTGAAAATCTTTTATTCACTCACCGTGGTTTGAGCGGTCCGGCGATCTTACAAATTTCGTCCTACTGGCAGCCGGGTCAGAATCTTGAAATCAATTTGCTGCCGCAATTGGATTTGGTGGATTATTTAACTCGTCAGCAACAAGAACGCCCAAAAGTTTTATTAACGACTTTAATGAGCGAGCTTTTGACGAAAAGTATTGCCCAGAGTTTTTGCAGTTTTGTTACAGAAATTCGCCCCGTAAATCAGTACACGCCTAAAGAAATTCAGGCAATTGCCGATCTGTTTCATAAGTGGGAAATTATGCCCGCGGGAACAGAAGGCTATCGTACCGCTGAAGTAACTTTGGGCGGAGTTGATGTTGATGGTCTATCCTCTAAAACGATGGAAGCAAAAAACCAACCGGGCCTCTTCTTTATTGGCGAAGTTGTGGATGTCACCGGCCATTTGGGCGGGTTTAATTTTCAATGGGCTTGGGCATCCGGCTTCGCTGCCGCGCAGTTTGTATGA
- the dinG gene encoding ATP-dependent DNA helicase DinG, whose product MLTDAVKKQIQGAYSKFLESKNLKSRYGQKLMIAEIAKTLGNIELDEENVRESSGHICVVEAGTGTGKTIAYLLPSIAIAKALGKKLVVSTATVALQEQIVYKDLPELHRHSGLSFSFSLAKGRGRYLCLSKLDNLLAEYESGLNPTRALYEDEMPSVTAQGIKLYQTMMEALASNKWNGERDTWPQALEQDEWQIITTDHRQCTGRRCSNVSACSFFKARDSLHSVDCIVTNHDLVLADLALGGGAILPDPKDTLYIFDEGHHLPQKALNHFAHHSRMTSTSKWLDQSNKGLGAILGQISGAGNVDRYAEQLPAAFIDCKQRLDQLYPLLGELVESISLDDRQSNYRFKDGVVPQELLLPSVELQRSFDRLSDLLSKMCDELTEAMEDPHCPVPKIDLENNFPVVGTWQSRAEANRELWASYAVPDSATSVPKARWLTPVDSSGNMDIEVCSSPILASKTLEYSLWDKCCGAVITSATLTALGNFQRFQMRAGTPNDANYQVVPSPFNFTQATIEVPTFAVDASNADVHTISLIDHLPTLLDKKEGSLVLFSSRRQMLDVYDEMPDSLRDLILIQGDNSKQEMLSQHKQKIDEGEGSILFGLASFAEGVDLPGKYCTHVIIAKLPFAVPDDPIEAALSEWVTARGGNPFMDITVPDASLKLVQACGRLLRTETDTGKISLLDRRIITKRYGKAILNSLPPFTQVVHK is encoded by the coding sequence ATGCTAACAGACGCTGTTAAAAAGCAAATTCAAGGTGCTTATAGTAAATTTTTGGAAAGCAAAAATTTAAAATCCCGTTATGGCCAAAAATTGATGATTGCCGAAATTGCCAAAACCCTTGGCAATATCGAATTAGATGAAGAAAATGTGCGTGAATCATCAGGACACATTTGTGTTGTGGAAGCGGGAACAGGTACAGGAAAAACAATCGCCTATCTATTGCCTTCAATTGCAATTGCAAAAGCTCTCGGTAAAAAATTGGTGGTATCTACCGCTACTGTCGCCCTGCAAGAACAAATTGTTTATAAAGATTTGCCTGAACTGCATAGGCACAGTGGTCTATCTTTTTCATTCTCCCTTGCTAAGGGGCGCGGTCGTTATTTGTGTTTAAGTAAGTTGGATAACTTACTCGCCGAATACGAAAGCGGGTTGAACCCAACGCGTGCGCTTTATGAAGATGAGATGCCGAGTGTAACCGCGCAAGGCATAAAACTTTATCAAACTATGATGGAGGCACTTGCATCCAATAAATGGAATGGTGAACGCGATACCTGGCCGCAAGCGCTTGAACAAGATGAATGGCAAATTATTACTACAGATCATCGCCAATGCACTGGCCGTCGCTGCTCTAATGTTTCTGCTTGTAGCTTTTTTAAAGCGCGTGATTCTCTGCATAGCGTAGATTGCATTGTCACCAATCATGATTTGGTGCTGGCTGATTTGGCGTTGGGCGGCGGTGCAATTCTGCCGGACCCAAAAGATACGCTTTATATTTTTGACGAAGGCCACCACCTACCGCAAAAAGCGCTCAACCATTTTGCTCATCACAGCCGCATGACCTCTACCAGCAAATGGTTAGATCAATCCAACAAAGGCTTAGGCGCAATTCTCGGCCAAATTAGTGGTGCTGGAAATGTTGATAGGTACGCAGAACAATTACCGGCGGCTTTTATCGATTGCAAACAAAGGCTCGATCAACTTTATCCTTTGTTGGGCGAATTGGTAGAAAGCATTTCCCTGGATGATCGTCAATCTAATTACCGTTTTAAAGATGGCGTAGTGCCACAAGAACTATTATTGCCTTCGGTAGAGTTGCAGCGCAGTTTTGATCGCTTGAGTGATTTGCTCAGCAAAATGTGCGATGAGTTGACTGAGGCGATGGAAGATCCCCATTGCCCCGTTCCGAAAATCGATTTGGAAAATAACTTTCCAGTTGTGGGAACATGGCAGTCCCGCGCGGAAGCAAATCGCGAGCTTTGGGCAAGTTATGCCGTGCCTGATTCCGCAACTTCAGTGCCCAAAGCGCGTTGGCTTACACCTGTGGATAGTTCGGGCAATATGGATATTGAAGTTTGTTCAAGCCCCATTCTCGCTTCCAAAACCCTTGAATATAGTTTGTGGGATAAGTGTTGTGGAGCGGTTATTACCTCTGCAACTTTAACTGCACTCGGTAATTTTCAGCGATTCCAAATGCGTGCCGGCACACCCAATGATGCAAATTACCAAGTTGTGCCGAGTCCCTTTAATTTTACGCAAGCCACAATTGAAGTTCCCACGTTTGCAGTTGATGCAAGCAATGCGGATGTCCATACAATTTCGTTGATTGATCATTTACCAACTTTGCTGGATAAGAAAGAGGGCAGTTTGGTTTTGTTTTCATCGCGCCGACAAATGTTGGACGTTTATGATGAAATGCCCGATAGCTTGCGCGATTTGATTTTAATCCAGGGCGATAATTCCAAGCAGGAAATGTTGTCGCAACACAAACAAAAAATTGATGAGGGCGAGGGCAGTATTTTATTTGGCCTTGCCAGTTTTGCAGAGGGCGTAGACTTGCCAGGTAAATATTGCACCCACGTTATTATTGCGAAATTACCTTTTGCTGTACCCGATGATCCTATTGAAGCAGCATTGTCCGAATGGGTTACTGCGCGCGGTGGAAATCCATTTATGGATATAACTGTTCCGGATGCTTCATTAAAATTAGTACAAGCTTGTGGCCGTTTATTAAGAACAGAAACTGATACCGGAAAAATCAGTTTATTGGATCGTCGAATTATCACCAAGCGTTACGGAAAAGCGATTTTGAATTCTCTGCCACCCTTTACTCAAGTAGTACATAAATAA
- a CDS encoding DNA polymerase III subunit chi, which yields MTQIDFHILQDASVEARWLYVCRFIEKVERLGHSILVVVDSQEAAQELDDLLWSFKPESFIAHQIIGGGEEAKVEITYATGGGVIESGAHQDVLINLSSQIPEFFSRFARLAEIVIQEPKILENTREHYRFYKQRGYPITQHQR from the coding sequence ATGACCCAGATTGACTTTCATATCCTTCAAGACGCCAGCGTGGAAGCGCGTTGGTTGTATGTGTGCCGTTTTATTGAAAAAGTAGAACGGCTCGGCCACAGTATTCTGGTGGTGGTAGATTCACAAGAAGCAGCCCAAGAATTAGATGATTTGCTGTGGAGCTTCAAACCCGAGAGCTTCATCGCCCACCAAATTATTGGCGGCGGTGAAGAGGCCAAAGTGGAGATAACCTATGCAACTGGCGGAGGTGTTATCGAATCTGGCGCACATCAAGATGTACTCATAAACCTGAGTAGCCAAATTCCAGAATTCTTCAGTCGCTTTGCGCGCCTGGCAGAAATTGTGATTCAAGAACCAAAAATTTTAGAAAACACCCGTGAGCACTATAGATTTTACAAGCAGCGGGGTTATCCTATTACCCAACACCAACGCTGA
- a CDS encoding 1-acyl-sn-glycerol-3-phosphate acyltransferase, whose amino-acid sequence MTQFDDIRPYHDAEVRPTIDRILADPELADAVARLRFPKLTQWFGWVIKPLVKKRLAQELANVNDVRGFQEVVERYMAGMLAEATTALTISGLDVLEHHQSYLFISNHRDIAMDPAFVNWSLFHNDCNTLRIAIGDNLLTKPYVSDLMRLNKSFIVNRSAKAPREKLKAAKHLSAYIHHSIVNEASSIWIAQREGRAKDGFDKTNSAVLGMIMLNKPKTQTLDEYVKELRIVPVSISYELDPCDAAKARELYHQRTQGGYQKEEHEDVKSIAMGIAGQKGHVHVAFGSVLNHHYEDTDQIVADLDRQIVDNYVLHATNCIAYEILHGTVPAVNYTEKNIPYDPAAVTEQKAAFVARMNEIPAEHRDIALAIYANPVVSKLTKPAAEPDAC is encoded by the coding sequence ATGACTCAATTTGACGATATTCGTCCCTATCACGACGCTGAAGTACGCCCGACCATCGATCGCATTCTAGCTGATCCAGAGTTGGCGGATGCAGTAGCGCGTTTAAGATTCCCCAAATTAACCCAGTGGTTCGGTTGGGTAATCAAACCTTTGGTGAAAAAGAGGTTGGCGCAAGAGCTGGCGAATGTAAATGACGTGCGCGGATTTCAGGAAGTCGTTGAACGTTATATGGCGGGAATGCTTGCAGAAGCCACAACCGCGCTGACGATTTCTGGTTTGGATGTGTTGGAGCACCATCAATCTTATTTATTTATTAGCAATCATCGCGATATAGCCATGGACCCTGCATTCGTGAATTGGAGTTTGTTCCACAATGACTGCAACACCTTGCGTATTGCGATCGGCGACAACTTGTTAACCAAGCCTTACGTGTCGGATTTAATGCGTTTGAATAAAAGTTTTATTGTTAATCGTTCAGCTAAAGCGCCGCGCGAAAAATTAAAAGCGGCGAAACATTTGTCTGCCTATATTCATCATTCAATCGTCAATGAGGCTTCCAGTATCTGGATTGCGCAGCGCGAAGGTCGCGCTAAAGACGGTTTCGATAAAACCAATTCCGCTGTGTTGGGCATGATTATGCTCAATAAACCGAAAACCCAAACCTTGGATGAATACGTAAAAGAATTACGTATTGTTCCTGTTTCAATTTCCTATGAGTTAGACCCCTGCGATGCCGCAAAAGCGCGCGAGCTTTATCATCAGCGCACGCAAGGCGGTTATCAAAAAGAAGAGCACGAAGACGTAAAAAGTATTGCCATGGGTATTGCCGGCCAGAAGGGCCATGTGCACGTCGCTTTTGGTAGCGTATTAAATCATCACTATGAAGATACTGACCAAATTGTCGCGGACCTAGATCGACAAATTGTTGATAACTACGTATTGCACGCAACTAACTGCATCGCCTATGAAATTTTGCACGGTACTGTACCGGCGGTAAATTACACCGAAAAAAATATTCCGTACGATCCCGCTGCTGTTACTGAGCAGAAAGCTGCATTTGTTGCGCGCATGAATGAAATCCCTGCGGAACATCGCGATATTGCCCTGGCGATTTATGCGAATCCTGTTGTGAGTAAATTAACCAAGCCTGCGGCTGAGCCGGATGCATGCTAA